The Flavobacterium jumunjinense genome includes a region encoding these proteins:
- the mptB gene encoding polyprenol phosphomannose-dependent alpha 1,6 mannosyltransferase MptB yields MSFLNIKYKGIVLILISFVAYVVLGYFVPRDSFNVLFFLYSLAFVSFCFIYKSQEFKENQLFAIGSLFRLVLLFCLPFWSQDFYRFIWDGRLILSGISPYAFLPNDIIDTVPIAQSKELYDAMGNLSASHYSNYPPINQFFFAIAAFFASKSIFFAAFVLKLIVLFADLGIYFFGKKLLLLLNRNPKTIFLYFLNPLVIIELTGNLHFEGVMLFFLLLGFYFFFLNKWLISALFITLSISTKLLPLLLLPFFYQKLGFKKSVLFYLVIISFNVLLFLPFVSKDLIANYSETISLWFVNFEFNASLYYVFREIGFYVKGYNTIGIIGKVIPVVSILVILFYSLYKNNLSMTRVISNGLIALSIYFFLSTTIHPWYVINLLLLAVFTQYKYPLYWSFFVVLSYFAYSQESFKESVILLFIEYLFVFGVFIYELKFKTIKNNLA; encoded by the coding sequence TTGAGTTTTTTAAATATAAAATATAAAGGAATAGTACTTATACTGATCTCTTTTGTTGCTTATGTTGTTCTAGGTTATTTTGTGCCAAGAGATAGTTTTAATGTCTTATTCTTTTTGTATTCTCTAGCTTTTGTTTCTTTTTGTTTTATTTATAAGTCTCAGGAGTTTAAGGAGAATCAACTTTTTGCAATTGGTTCTTTATTCCGTTTGGTACTTCTTTTTTGTTTGCCGTTTTGGTCTCAGGATTTTTATCGATTCATTTGGGATGGAAGACTCATTTTGTCTGGGATAAGTCCCTATGCATTTTTACCAAATGATATAATTGATACTGTTCCTATTGCTCAATCTAAAGAACTATATGATGCAATGGGGAATTTGAGTGCTTCTCATTATTCTAATTATCCACCAATTAATCAATTTTTCTTTGCGATTGCGGCTTTTTTTGCATCGAAATCTATCTTTTTCGCTGCATTTGTTCTAAAATTGATAGTATTGTTTGCAGATCTAGGAATTTACTTTTTTGGAAAGAAATTATTATTATTGTTAAATAGAAATCCTAAAACTATATTTTTATATTTTCTTAATCCATTAGTTATTATAGAACTGACGGGTAATTTACATTTTGAAGGGGTAATGTTGTTTTTCTTGCTTCTCGGTTTCTATTTTTTCTTTTTAAATAAATGGCTAATCAGTGCTCTTTTTATTACATTATCTATTTCTACTAAATTATTACCACTATTATTACTGCCCTTTTTTTATCAGAAACTAGGATTCAAAAAAAGTGTTCTATTCTATTTAGTCATAATTTCATTTAATGTTTTATTGTTTTTGCCTTTTGTTTCTAAAGACTTAATAGCGAACTATTCTGAAACAATATCTTTATGGTTTGTGAATTTTGAATTTAATGCAAGTCTGTATTATGTTTTTAGGGAGATCGGTTTCTATGTTAAAGGATATAACACAATTGGTATTATAGGTAAAGTGATTCCTGTAGTATCGATTTTAGTTATTTTGTTTTATTCGCTATATAAAAATAACTTAAGCATGACTAGAGTTATTTCTAATGGATTGATTGCTTTGTCAATTTATTTTTTCCTTTCCACAACGATTCATCCTTGGTATGTTATTAATTTATTACTATTAGCTGTTTTTACGCAATATAAATATCCGCTTTATTGGTCTTTTTTTGTAGTTTTAAGTTATTTTGCATATAGTCAAGAATCCTTTAAAGAGAGTGTAATTCTGTTGTTTATAGAATATCTCTTTGTTTTTGGTGTTTTTATTTATGAGTTAAAGTTTAAAACTATAAAAAATAATTTAGCGTGA
- a CDS encoding sigma-70 family RNA polymerase sigma factor: MSDKALIFQDWVALYGDDLYNWAYVKTSSKELSEDLVQETFISGFKSFDKFENRSKPKTWLITILNNKIIDHFRKSSKVSYLSIEKNGEIFSDKMFDEENFWINNLDDTIWSTSKSENSSFVELKLKECLNNLPEKWNLAISYKYFSEKETKEICQELEVSVSNYWQIIHRAKLLLKKCIEI; the protein is encoded by the coding sequence GTGAGTGATAAAGCTTTAATTTTTCAAGACTGGGTAGCTCTCTACGGAGACGATTTGTACAATTGGGCCTATGTTAAGACAAGTTCTAAAGAACTGTCTGAAGACTTAGTGCAAGAGACATTTATTTCTGGTTTTAAATCTTTTGATAAATTTGAAAACAGAAGTAAGCCAAAAACATGGTTAATTACTATTTTGAATAATAAAATTATAGATCACTTTAGGAAGTCTAGTAAAGTAAGCTATTTATCTATTGAAAAAAATGGAGAGATTTTTTCTGATAAAATGTTCGATGAAGAGAATTTCTGGATTAATAATTTGGACGATACAATTTGGTCAACAAGTAAAAGTGAAAACAGTAGTTTTGTTGAATTGAAATTGAAAGAATGTTTGAATAATCTTCCAGAAAAATGGAACCTAGCGATATCGTATAAATATTTTTCCGAAAAAGAAACAAAAGAAATTTGTCAGGAACTTGAAGTTTCAGTGTCTAATTATTGGCAAATCATTCATAGAGCAAAATTGCTTTTAAAAAAATGTATTGAAATTTAA